Genomic window (Chondrocystis sp. NIES-4102):
AAAATATTATCTTTGACTACTACAATCTTTTTAACTTTCACTTCCCTACTTGCTGTTTATGTAGCCTGGAATTTGGGGGCTAATGATGTCGCCAATTCAATGGGAACATCTGTAGGTTCAAAAGCCATTACCCTAACCCAAGCAATTATTATTGCAGGTATCCTAGAGTTTACAGGAGCAGTCTTATTTGGTAAACAAGTATCCGCTACTTTAGCTACCAAAATTGCTAACCCCAGTTTATTTACTAATCATCCTCAAACATTTCTTATAGGGATGATCTCAGTATTACTTGCTTGTGGTGTGTGGTTACAAATTGCCACCAGTAAAGGTTTACCTGTAGCCTCTTCCCATGCAGTAGTAGGAGCGATCGCAGGATTTAGTTGGATCGCAATTGGTAGTGAGGCGATCGCTTGGGACAATATCGGCATTATTTGTCTAGGTTGGTTACTGACTCCCGTTTTAAGTGCGATCGTAGCAGCGAGTATCTACAGTTTATTGCGCTATTGGATATTTGACACAAAAGATGTCTTGCAACAGTTACAAGAATGGATTCCTTGGTTAAGTTCCGCTCTAATTACTGTTTTTGGTATTATTGTCTTACCTACAATTATTCAACTACCATTATTTGAAAAGTTTTTCCTACCTCAGCAAACTATGGGAATAGCGATCGCAGTTATAGCTACCATTGCAATTACTACCTATAGCTGGAATCGTTTAGATAAATACCAACAACAACTTGAAACCTCAATTTTAGAAAAAATTATGGGCAAATTTCAGGTGCTTAGTGCCTGTTTTGTAGCTTTCGCCCACGGTTCAAATGATGTAGGTAATGCGATCGCTCCCTTAGCCGTGATTGTATATATATATAATACGAATACAGTTCCTCTTAATAATTTAGATATTCCCAGTTGGATCTTAATCGTCGGTGGTTTAGGTATTGTAGGGGGTTTAGCAGTTCAAGGAAAGAACGTAATTACTACCGTGGGCGAAAATATCATTACTTTAGTTCCAAGTACTGGCTTTTGTGCGGAAATTTCTACAGCAACAACTATATTACTAGCGTCTCGTATTGGTTTACCAGTTTCAACATCCCATGCTTTAGTTGGTAGTGTAATTGGTATTGGGTTAATATCTACCAATCAAAAAGTACAGTGGTCTACTATAAAGTCGGTAATATTAGCTTGGGTGGTTACTATTCCCGTTGCAGCTATCTTAAGTGCGGTTATTTTTGCCATATTAATTAACCTAATTTAATCTTCAGCCAGCAGATAAGAACACCAATCACTCCAACCACCAGGATACAATTTAGTATTATTAATACCTGCTATAGCCAGGGAAAAAAGATTAACACAGGCTGTCACTCCCGATCCACAATAAACAATAACTTCCGATCCTGGTTTTAAATCTTGCCATAAATCTTGTTGTTCTTGGTGGGGTTTAAGATATCCAGATTCATCCGAAATATCTTGCCAAAAACAATTAATAGCCCCAGGAATACTACCTGCAACAGGATCAATAGGTTCACTTATCCCTGCATAGCGATCGCGCGATCGAGAATCTATAATAATTGCTGTATCCTGATTTTGAGCCGACTTTACTTGATTTATATCCACTATCCAATCTAAAGACGGTTGTGCAATAAAACTACCTGGTTTAGTTTCACCTTTAACATTACTAACAGGATAATTATGCTTAACCCAATCTTGCCAACCACCATCAAGTAAAACTACAGTATCATGTCCCAAGTGGCGCAGTAACCACCATAAACGCGAAGCAAAGGCAAAACGAGCATCATCATAAGCAACTACTAAGGTTTGATTTTTAACTATTCCCAACTCACTAAATTTTTTACTCAATATATCCACATCTGGTAAAGGATGTCTGCCCCCATGACGCTCAACCTTACTAGATAAATCTTTCTCTAAATCAAGATAAAAAGCACCTTGTATATGACTAGCATCATATTGCTCTTGTCCCCAATTTGGCTTACCCAACTGAAAACGACAATCAATAATTACTACTTCAGGGTTATCTAAATTCTGCGCTAACCATTCACTATCTACAAGGTATTCCGTTTTCTTCATCTTTCAATAAAATCTAGCTACAAGCTTTTAATCCAGTCTTATCATATTTATAGTTTGATCTCGCACAAATAGAAGATTGATTTTTACACTGGTGTTATGAAAATAGCGAATTGCCTCTGTTAAAATTTAGTCCACCATAATTTGTGCAACCACTCCATTATTTATGGTGCATAGGTACTGATGCAAGATAGTCAATTAACTGCCAAAGTAACCCAAGATGGATCTTATACTTTTTTTTCCCAGGAGTATCAAGAAGCTTTTCATTCCAATTTTGGGGCAAAACAAGAAGCAGAGGTAAGATATATAAAACCCTGTTTAATAGAACAATTAGCAGCCAAACAATCAACTATTCGTTTATTAGATATTTGTTATGGTCTGGGTTACAATAGTGCTGCTGCTCTTGATGCAATTTGGGCGATAAATCCGAGTTGCCAAGTAGAACTAATGGCTTTAGAAATTGATCTTGATGTCCCTAGACAAGCCATTGAAAATAACTTTTTAGATACTTGGAGAAAGCCAATTCCGCAACTTTTAGCTTTCTTAGCCAAGGATTTAACAGTTACAAATGAACTATTGCAAGCTCAACTAATAATAGGTGATGCTAGACAAACAATTCAACCATTAATCCATTCAGGCTGGCAAGCAGATGCTATATTTCTCGATCCCTTTTCTCCACCTAAATGTCCTCAACTATGGACAGTAGAATTTATTAAATTAATTTCCCACTGTATTACCCCTAATGGTAGATTAGCAACCTATTCAAGTTCTGCAGCAGTTAGAACAGCATTACTACTAGCTGGATTTCAAATTAGTTCTGTAACGGGGGTTGGTCGTAAGTCTCCAGGTACAATAGCAAGCTTTGAGTATAAAAATTTACCCACCCTTTCCTTGCAGTCACAAGAACACCTAAAAACTCGTGCAGCCATTCCCTATCATGATCCAGATTTAACCGCACAACCAGCAGAAATTATCATTCAACGACAGCAACAACAAACACAGGGTGATTGGGAATCTACTTCTCAGTGGCGTAAACGCTGGTTTTAGTTATATATTTAGCTTATCTATTACCGTAAAATTATTTAAATATTGTTAAGTTAATACTTTAAATCTGATTAGAGAAGAAATAAATACCTATTAAATCAGTAATATGCCCGATCTCAAATATAAAATTAGCATTCATAATGGTATTAATGACAATTTTAAAATTTTGTATCAATTTTGTCGTCATAGAAGATTCAAGTCAAACTTGAATTATTAGCTAATAAAGCTTAGAGAAAAAACTTTTCTTGAGGGGTGAACCTTGTAGATAAGTTTAAATAAGTTACTAGCTATTTGTACCAAAACTTTTCAATAGCAAGGAAAATAATGAAAGAAGTTGATGAGTTTCCTTTGGCTACTAAAATAGGTTATTCAAGGAGCAATAATTTTAATTTGACTGCTGCTAAAATTTTAATTGTGGATGAAAATCCCCTAAGTCGAATGACAGCTTTTGATCTTCTATCGTTAGACGGATATGAAGTAATAGAAGTTGATCAAATAACGACAATTCTCGATAGCGTTACTACACAACAGCCAGATTTAATTTTACTTGACGTAATGATGCGACAAGTAGATAGTTATGAGTTTTGCCGTCAGTTGAAAACAGATTATCGTACAGCTAATATTCCCATAGTTTTAACCACTTTAACCGATAGTCGGGAAAGTCGTATTAAAGTTATGGAAGCTGGCGGGGATGATTTGTTAATTAAGCCTCTTAATCGCATAGAATTATCAACTAGGGTTAAATCTTTAATCAATCAAAAACGCCTTAACGAAGGTGTAGATCAAGCAGAACAGGTATTATTTACGATCGCCAAAGCGGTAGATAGTCGTTCAGCTAATCGCGGTGGTAGTATAAGAGTTGCGTCTTTAATCAGATCCTTTGGTACGTATTTAGGATTAACTCCAGAGGAAATTGATAACTTAGTTTTTGCTGCTCATTTACATGATATCGGTACGATCGCCATTCCCGATGCAGTCATGTTAAAGGCAGGAGCATTAACTACAGAAGAAAGAGAGTTAATTACACAGCACGTTTTAGTTGGGGAAGAAATTTGTCAACCATTGCGTAACCGTAGTGGCGTATTACCAATTATTCGCCATCACCACGAACGTTGGGATGGAACAGGGTATCCAGATGGGTTATCAGGTACAGAAATTCCTTATCTAGCTCAAATTTTCCAAGTCATTGATATATATGACGCTCTAACAAGCGATCGCCCGCATAAAAAAGCATACGATCCAACCTCAGCTTTGCAGATTATTATCGAAGAAACTCAAAAAGGTTGGCGTAACCCTGCTTTAATTGACGAGTTTACTGCTTTTATTCGCTCTCAAGCCCAGTAACTAACTTAATAAATTAACGGTTAAATAATCTGTATTAGATAAATCTGTTAAAAATAATACCAAATAACAGATAATAGTATGGGGGAAACTTGAATCAAAACCATATCAGACATCTGCTATGCCCAAAACTAAGCGAAAAACATTTCTACTGGATTTTGAAAAGCCTCTTTGTGAGCTTGAGTCGAGAATTGAACAAATAAAAACTCTTGCAGCAGAGAACAAAGTTGACGTTTCGGTAGAAATATCTCAATTAGAAATTCGTGCCGAACAATTACGTCAAGAAATATTTAGCACTCTAACTCCAGCCCAAAGACTACAACTAGCACGTCATCCCCGTCGTCCTAGCACACTAGACTACATACAAGCTATTGGTGACGACTGGCTAGAATTACATGGCGATCGCGGAGGATATGATGACCCTGCTTTAGTAGGAGGAGTGGCGCGTATTGATGGTCGTCCTATGGTGATTTTAGGACATCAAAAAGGTAGAGATACTAAAGATAATGTGGCGCGTAATTTTGGTATGGCATTCCCTGGCGGATATCGTAAAGCACTACGGTTAATGCAGCACGCCAATAAATTTGATATGCCGATTTTAACATTCATTGATACCCCTGGTGCTTGGTCGGGAGTAGAAGCAGAGAAACTGGGGCAAGGAGAGGCGATCGCTTATAATTTAAGACAGATGTTTAGCTTTGATGTGCCAATTGTCTGTACTGTAATTGGAGAAGGTGGATCTGGTGGAGCTTTGGGTATTGGAGTGGCTGATCGTCTGTTGATGTTGGAACACTCTGTCTATACTGTGGCAAGTCCTGAAGCCTGTGCAGCTATTCTTTGGAAAGACGCAACTAAATCAGATCGAGCAGCAGCAGCATTAAAAATAACTTCACAAGATTTAAAAGAATTAGGTTTAATAGATCAAATTGTTCCAGAGCCAAGTAGTGGCGCACACGCCAACCCCGTAGAAGCAGCAGCAAAATTAAAAGCAACTATTTGGGAAAATCTCGAACAACTTTGGCAGATGTCCCCCCAACAACGTAAAGACTTGCGCTACGAAAAATTTCGCAATATGGGCAAATTTACCACTAATTCTAATTAAAACATCAGCAAAATATTTTATTTAAAATGCTCAAAATCATACTCAATCATAATTTGGGAGCTTAATAAGCAGGAATGATATTTAAGGATGTTATAATGCAAGGGAAACATTTTGTTACAATAATTCTCATGTATTGTACATAAATGTACTAGTAAACTAATACTCTATTGGCAGTAGAGTTAAGGATACTAGTAGCAAGTAACAAAAAAAATCAATTCAAATCAATAAGTATTTTAGAGCTAGCATCATTAATGGTAAAAATATTGAACAATATCAAACTATTTAATGATTAATAGGGAAATTTATTAGGATGCAGTTTTTAAATTGGATTCTAAATTACCATTGTCTAGTGCAATTTCATAATCACTAAATTTGGTCAGGTATAACAAGTAATAATGAATCCATCTTCAAATCAACTACGGGCAATAGTGACAGGTGCAAGTAGTGGTATTGGAAAAGCAACTGCCTTAGCCTTTGCAAAATCGGGTATTGAGGTTGCTCTAGTCAGTCGGTCTGTTACCAAATTAGAGGCTGTAGCTGCTGAAATTGATGCTTTAGGAACAAAAACCAAGGCTAAAATTTATCCTGTTGATCTAGCAATTATTGATCAAGTTCAACAGCAAATAGCTGCGGTAAGTAATGATTTCGGCCCAATTGATATTTTAGTCAATAATGCAGGGATGGCGTATACCAATTATTTAAAGGACACACCCCTACAAGATTGGCGAAAAATAATCGATCTAAACTTGACTAGTGTATTTGGCTGTATTCAGGGTGTTTTACCTCAAATGCGCGATCGCGGTCATGGAACAATTATTAATGTTGCATCAATTGCTGCATTCAACGTCTTCCCCAACTGGGGGGCTTACAGCGTCAGTAAGGCAGCTTTAGTAGCATTAAGCAAAGCCTTAGCGGTGGAAGAAAGAGAAAATGGCATTCGTACAATAACAATCTCTCCTGGTTGTGTTAATACTCCAATTTGGGAGACAGTAAGTGTCACAGCAGATTTTAATCGATCAGCAATGTTGACTCCAGAAATTGTCGCCCAATCAATACTCCATACAGCTTTACTACCATCGCAAGCGGTAGTAGAAGAGATGATCGTTATGCCTAATGGAGGGGCTTTTTAAATAACGTTGATCATTCCATTTTAGTAGCAAGAGGAAAGAGTTTTACTCAGATTAATTAATTATGACAATAGTTTCTTCTAACGGTTCTAGTCGTTCTGAATCTTTTGATACCAATAGTTCTAACCCACTAAAATCTACTTTGCTCGATCAAGTTGCTAGTAGACCTGATCGCAATACTCATAATGGCAAAGCTGCTGAGATAAAAGCCACTTCTGAAGCTGCCAAAGAAAAAATGATGGAAGCGGTTTATACAATGTTAGAGTCGGTAGGCGAAGATCCAGAAAGAGAAGGATTGCTAAAGACTCCCAAGCGAGTTGCTGAAGCAATGCAATATCTAACGAGTGGCTACAATCAGTCCTTAGAAGAGCTTGTAAATGGAGCTATTTTTGATGAAGGACACAATGAAATGGTGTTAGTAAGAGACATCAATTTCTTTAGTCTTTGTGAACATCATATGTTACCCTTCATGGGTAGAGCGCACGTTGCTTATAT
Coding sequences:
- the accA gene encoding acetyl-CoA carboxylase alpha subunit — translated: MPKTKRKTFLLDFEKPLCELESRIEQIKTLAAENKVDVSVEISQLEIRAEQLRQEIFSTLTPAQRLQLARHPRRPSTLDYIQAIGDDWLELHGDRGGYDDPALVGGVARIDGRPMVILGHQKGRDTKDNVARNFGMAFPGGYRKALRLMQHANKFDMPILTFIDTPGAWSGVEAEKLGQGEAIAYNLRQMFSFDVPIVCTVIGEGGSGGALGIGVADRLLMLEHSVYTVASPEACAAILWKDATKSDRAAAALKITSQDLKELGLIDQIVPEPSSGAHANPVEAAAKLKATIWENLEQLWQMSPQQRKDLRYEKFRNMGKFTTNSN
- a CDS encoding rhodanese domain protein, with translation MKKTEYLVDSEWLAQNLDNPEVVIIDCRFQLGKPNWGQEQYDASHIQGAFYLDLEKDLSSKVERHGGRHPLPDVDILSKKFSELGIVKNQTLVVAYDDARFAFASRLWWLLRHLGHDTVVLLDGGWQDWVKHNYPVSNVKGETKPGSFIAQPSLDWIVDINQVKSAQNQDTAIIIDSRSRDRYAGISEPIDPVAGSIPGAINCFWQDISDESGYLKPHQEQQDLWQDLKPGSEVIVYCGSGVTACVNLFSLAIAGINNTKLYPGGWSDWCSYLLAED
- a CDS encoding GTP cyclohydrolase I; the protein is MTIVSSNGSSRSESFDTNSSNPLKSTLLDQVASRPDRNTHNGKAAEIKATSEAAKEKMMEAVYTMLESVGEDPEREGLLKTPKRVAEAMQYLTSGYNQSLEELVNGAIFDEGHNEMVLVRDINFFSLCEHHMLPFMGRAHVAYIPNQKVVGLSKLARIVEMYARRLQVQERLTRQIAEAVQEILDPQGVAVVMEATHMCMSMRGVQKPGSWTVTSAMIGVFQDQQKTREEFLNLIRHQPNFH
- a CDS encoding phosphate transporter, with amino-acid sequence MTTTIFLTFTSLLAVYVAWNLGANDVANSMGTSVGSKAITLTQAIIIAGILEFTGAVLFGKQVSATLATKIANPSLFTNHPQTFLIGMISVLLACGVWLQIATSKGLPVASSHAVVGAIAGFSWIAIGSEAIAWDNIGIICLGWLLTPVLSAIVAASIYSLLRYWIFDTKDVLQQLQEWIPWLSSALITVFGIIVLPTIIQLPLFEKFFLPQQTMGIAIAVIATIAITTYSWNRLDKYQQQLETSILEKIMGKFQVLSACFVAFAHGSNDVGNAIAPLAVIVYIYNTNTVPLNNLDIPSWILIVGGLGIVGGLAVQGKNVITTVGENIITLVPSTGFCAEISTATTILLASRIGLPVSTSHALVGSVIGIGLISTNQKVQWSTIKSVILAWVVTIPVAAILSAVIFAILINLI
- a CDS encoding short-chain dehydrogenase/reductase SDR — translated: MNPSSNQLRAIVTGASSGIGKATALAFAKSGIEVALVSRSVTKLEAVAAEIDALGTKTKAKIYPVDLAIIDQVQQQIAAVSNDFGPIDILVNNAGMAYTNYLKDTPLQDWRKIIDLNLTSVFGCIQGVLPQMRDRGHGTIINVASIAAFNVFPNWGAYSVSKAALVALSKALAVEERENGIRTITISPGCVNTPIWETVSVTADFNRSAMLTPEIVAQSILHTALLPSQAVVEEMIVMPNGGAF
- a CDS encoding response regulator receiver modulated metal dependent phosphohydrolase, with protein sequence MKEVDEFPLATKIGYSRSNNFNLTAAKILIVDENPLSRMTAFDLLSLDGYEVIEVDQITTILDSVTTQQPDLILLDVMMRQVDSYEFCRQLKTDYRTANIPIVLTTLTDSRESRIKVMEAGGDDLLIKPLNRIELSTRVKSLINQKRLNEGVDQAEQVLFTIAKAVDSRSANRGGSIRVASLIRSFGTYLGLTPEEIDNLVFAAHLHDIGTIAIPDAVMLKAGALTTEERELITQHVLVGEEICQPLRNRSGVLPIIRHHHERWDGTGYPDGLSGTEIPYLAQIFQVIDIYDALTSDRPHKKAYDPTSALQIIIEETQKGWRNPALIDEFTAFIRSQAQ